In Chloroflexota bacterium, a single window of DNA contains:
- a CDS encoding universal stress protein → MKSISHILVPITGKPGDEDALQVAFAFARKSKLKVTAVHVVEVRRSLPLDTDLPSETSQGEQLLERIEELAQHNGCPIEAELLQARSAGAAIVDTADHLKADLIIMALPYRSRFGEFHLGETSNYILNHATCRVWLVRDPYDTSMEPAA, encoded by the coding sequence ATGAAAAGCATTTCGCACATCCTCGTGCCGATCACCGGCAAACCCGGCGACGAAGACGCGCTGCAGGTCGCGTTTGCATTCGCCCGCAAGAGCAAGCTCAAGGTCACGGCCGTGCACGTCGTCGAAGTCAGGCGCTCGCTGCCGCTGGATACCGACTTGCCTTCCGAAACCTCGCAGGGCGAGCAGTTGCTTGAACGTATTGAGGAACTGGCGCAGCACAACGGCTGCCCGATTGAAGCCGAGTTGCTGCAGGCCCGCTCGGCCGGCGCGGCGATCGTGGACACCGCCGACCACCTCAAAGCCGACCTGATCATCATGGCCCTGCCCTACCGCTCGCGCTTCGGCGAGTTTCACCTGGGCGAAACGTCGAACTACATTTTGAATCACGCCACCTGCCGCGTCTGGCTGGTGCGCGACCCCTACGATACCTCCATGGAGCCGGCTGCATGA
- a CDS encoding TrkA family potassium uptake protein, with amino-acid sequence MKIVILGLSRFGMQFAALALASGHQVALIDRNPAAFNKLPDSFGATPVLGSGIDEDVMRKAGVDRADLFVAATDSDNTNLMAAQVAKVVFNIKRSIARVHDQNNADTFNALGMIETICPTYSAARALEQTLPKG; translated from the coding sequence ATGAAAATCGTCATCCTCGGACTCAGCCGCTTCGGCATGCAGTTCGCCGCGCTCGCGCTGGCATCGGGCCATCAGGTCGCACTGATCGACCGCAACCCGGCCGCATTCAACAAGCTGCCTGACAGCTTCGGCGCGACACCCGTGCTCGGCTCCGGCATTGACGAAGACGTAATGCGCAAGGCCGGCGTGGACCGCGCCGACCTGTTCGTGGCGGCAACCGACAGCGACAACACCAACCTGATGGCGGCGCAGGTGGCCAAAGTGGTCTTCAACATCAAGCGCAGCATCGCCCGCGTGCACGACCAGAACAACGCCGACACCTTCAACGCGCTCGGGATGATTGAGACGATCTGCCCGACGTACAGCGCGGCGCGGGCGCTCGAACAGACGCTGCCGAAGGGCTAA